One Paraclostridium bifermentans DNA window includes the following coding sequences:
- the bsh gene encoding choloylglycine hydrolase, protein MCTALTLKTKDGQHLFGRNMDIEYNFNQAVHLVPRNFEYKNVATNETKSTKYAVMGMATIIDNHPLFAEAMNEKGLACAGLNFPGFAYHSNDLLEGKNNLPPYDLILWILSNFETIEELKPELENINLVNRQLNKFTPLPTLHWIVSDKNGKCLVIENTKEKLSIYDNEVGVLTNAPTFNWHTTNLIQYMGVTADQPQNTKWSRLNLTPQSQGLGMFGIPGDFSSASRFIRAAFYKSSLESSDIEFCGVSEFFHILNNVAMLNGAVKTPEGKYDLTQYTSCMNQDKCIYYYNTYNNNQINAIDMNKEDLNSTEIKIFPYRDTLVINNEN, encoded by the coding sequence ATGTGTACAGCACTAACATTAAAAACAAAAGACGGGCAACATTTATTTGGAAGAAATATGGATATAGAATACAACTTTAATCAAGCTGTTCATCTTGTTCCTAGAAATTTTGAATATAAAAACGTAGCAACTAATGAAACTAAATCTACAAAATATGCAGTTATGGGTATGGCAACTATAATAGATAATCATCCGTTATTTGCTGAAGCAATGAATGAAAAAGGATTAGCTTGCGCAGGTTTAAATTTTCCTGGATTTGCATATCATTCAAATGATTTACTAGAAGGAAAAAATAATTTACCTCCATACGATTTGATATTATGGATACTATCAAACTTTGAAACTATAGAAGAGTTAAAACCAGAACTAGAAAATATAAATCTAGTAAATAGACAATTAAACAAATTTACCCCTTTGCCAACACTTCATTGGATTGTATCTGATAAAAATGGTAAATGCTTGGTTATTGAAAATACAAAAGAAAAATTAAGCATTTATGATAATGAAGTGGGGGTCTTAACAAATGCACCAACTTTTAATTGGCATACAACAAACCTAATTCAATATATGGGTGTAACCGCTGACCAACCTCAGAATACTAAATGGAGTAGATTAAATTTAACTCCTCAATCTCAAGGTCTGGGTATGTTTGGAATCCCTGGTGATTTTTCATCTGCATCTAGATTTATAAGAGCTGCTTTCTATAAATCTAGCTTAGAGTCTTCAGATATAGAATTTTGTGGGGTAAGTGAGTTTTTCCATATATTAAATAATGTCGCTATGCTAAATGGCGCTGTAAAAACTCCAGAAGGTAAATATGATCTAACTCAATATACTTCTTGTATGAACCAAGATAAATGCATCTATTATTACAATACATACAATAATAATCAGATAAACGCTATAGATATGAATAAGGAAGATTTAAATTCTACAGAAATAAAGATTTTTCCTTATAGAGATACTTTAGTTATAAATAACGAGAACTAA
- a CDS encoding DUF1648 domain-containing protein: MIAYLIINWNNIGDNVASHYNSVGQIDSWGSKSSLIVLPIITMIVNASMSGVLFFPQALDIPIKLTEENYVKVYELTRDLMNFTKIAINISFLYMTIMSANCKPLGTWFLAIFLTVIFMPIFIYYIKIRKL, encoded by the coding sequence ATGATAGCATATTTAATTATTAACTGGAATAATATAGGTGATAATGTAGCATCCCATTATAATTCAGTTGGTCAGATTGATTCGTGGGGAAGTAAGAGTAGTTTAATAGTACTCCCTATAATTACAATGATAGTAAATGCATCTATGAGTGGGGTATTATTTTTCCCACAAGCGCTAGATATACCTATAAAACTCACTGAAGAAAATTATGTTAAAGTTTATGAGTTAACGAGAGATTTGATGAATTTTACTAAGATAGCAATTAATATTTCATTTTTATATATGACTATTATGTCAGCAAATTGTAAGCCTTTAGGCACTTGGTTTTTAGCAATTTTTTTGACCGTAATATTTATGCCAATATTTATATATTATATAAAAATAAGAAAATTATAG
- the hisS gene encoding histidine--tRNA ligase: MKNNYIKPSILPGFMELLPNDQSIFNDIVNKITNIYENNGCLAIDTPIIEKSSVLLAKSGGETEKQVYRFEKGKNDLSLRFDLTVPFARYVAQNYNDLVFPFKKYQLGKVYRGERNQRGRYREFYQLDVDVIGKDKLSVYNDAWVISLASKAFKSIGLNDYKFKISNRKILKGVLSQLQIYDVQEVVTLIDKYDKIGKDAFNKSLRDIIGDEKSIYLTNLLNLNESNDILLDKLVNLNIQNECFSEGLDELKKVVSTLKILGVKDNEFEVDLKIIRGLDYYTGSVFETFLIGNEQFGSICSGGRYDNLAENYTNNILPGVGISIGLTRLFFVLKEIGFIDRYNIKSSSDYLIIPIGNTLEYSGKVMSDLNEKGYNVSIYFEDDSLKKKLNYANKLNINNVIFIGENEVDNNEIKIKNMISGEEKVINYKDL, encoded by the coding sequence ATGAAAAACAACTATATAAAACCAAGTATTTTACCAGGATTCATGGAGTTATTACCTAATGACCAATCAATTTTTAACGATATAGTAAACAAAATAACAAATATATATGAAAATAACGGATGTTTAGCCATTGATACACCTATAATAGAAAAATCAAGTGTATTACTTGCTAAAAGTGGTGGTGAAACAGAAAAGCAAGTATATAGATTTGAAAAAGGAAAAAATGATTTATCTTTACGATTTGATTTAACAGTGCCTTTTGCAAGATATGTAGCACAAAACTATAACGATCTAGTATTTCCTTTCAAAAAATATCAGCTAGGTAAAGTATATAGAGGCGAAAGAAATCAAAGGGGTAGATACAGAGAGTTTTACCAGTTAGATGTAGATGTCATTGGAAAAGATAAACTAAGTGTCTACAATGATGCATGGGTAATTAGTCTAGCATCTAAAGCATTTAAGTCTATTGGTTTAAACGATTATAAGTTTAAAATTAGTAATAGAAAAATTTTAAAAGGAGTGTTATCTCAATTACAAATATACGATGTTCAAGAGGTTGTAACTCTTATAGATAAATATGATAAAATAGGTAAAGACGCTTTTAATAAAAGTTTACGTGATATTATCGGAGATGAAAAAAGTATTTACTTAACTAACTTACTAAATCTTAATGAGTCAAATGACATTCTACTAGATAAGTTAGTGAATTTAAACATCCAAAATGAATGTTTCTCTGAAGGATTAGATGAATTAAAAAAAGTTGTATCTACATTGAAAATTTTAGGTGTAAAAGATAATGAATTTGAAGTTGATTTAAAGATAATCAGAGGATTAGATTATTACACAGGAAGTGTGTTTGAAACATTCCTTATAGGCAATGAACAGTTTGGATCTATTTGCTCTGGTGGTAGATATGATAATTTAGCCGAGAATTATACAAATAATATATTACCTGGAGTTGGAATATCTATTGGATTAACAAGATTATTCTTTGTTTTAAAAGAAATTGGATTCATAGATAGATATAATATAAAGTCTAGTTCTGATTATTTAATAATACCAATAGGTAATACACTTGAATATAGCGGAAAGGTTATGTCAGACTTAAATGAAAAAGGATACAACGTAAGTATTTATTTTGAAGATGATAGTTTAAAGAAAAAATTAAATTACGCAAATAAATTAAATATAAATAATGTAATATTTATTGGGGAAAATGAAGTTGATAATAATGAAATAAAGATTAAAAATATGATATCTGGAGAGGAAAAAGTTATAAATTATAAAGATCTTTAA
- a CDS encoding Crp/Fnr family transcriptional regulator, whose translation MKKFTCENCKSKLYAREVPIFSSLEKDEMNKIATNMDHITFNKGDILCTEGEESSKLFILSSGSVKLSKLTNEGKEQIVHILNEGEFFGESNLFDNRAISNFTATILEKTNVCIMSKDNFEEVLSKNPNIAFKIINQLSKRLVETENIALNLATNDVHSRIANMLLDFSEKYGVKSNEGIIVRMPISREGMGNYCGITRETISRKLPMFEDIGAIKLKGNKTIIIKNLNQLKEFIY comes from the coding sequence TTGAAGAAATTTACATGTGAAAATTGTAAAAGTAAATTATATGCAAGAGAAGTTCCAATATTTTCTTCCTTAGAAAAAGATGAGATGAATAAAATAGCTACTAATATGGATCACATTACCTTTAATAAGGGAGATATACTTTGCACAGAAGGGGAAGAATCGTCTAAGTTATTTATTTTAAGTAGCGGGTCTGTAAAGCTTTCAAAGCTTACTAATGAAGGTAAAGAACAAATAGTACATATTTTAAATGAAGGTGAATTTTTTGGAGAATCGAATCTATTTGATAATAGAGCTATTAGTAATTTTACAGCAACTATTTTAGAAAAAACTAACGTATGTATAATGTCTAAAGATAACTTTGAAGAAGTTTTAAGCAAGAACCCAAATATAGCTTTTAAGATAATAAACCAGCTTAGTAAAAGGTTAGTAGAGACGGAGAATATAGCACTAAATTTAGCTACAAATGATGTTCATTCAAGGATAGCAAACATGCTTTTAGATTTTAGTGAAAAATACGGAGTTAAATCTAATGAAGGTATTATAGTTAGGATGCCTATCAGTAGAGAAGGTATGGGAAATTACTGCGGGATTACAAGAGAAACTATAAGTAGAAAACTTCCTATGTTTGAAGATATAGGAGCGATAAAATTAAAAGGAAATAAAACTATAATAATAAAAAATTTAAATCAGTTGAAAGAATTTATTTACTAA
- a CDS encoding cupin domain-containing protein: protein MKYLRNIEPFKKIALNEMISHTGNKIASKALIDNDNTEIRFFSFAKGESIDKEYYEMETLFVMIEGSCKILYNEDEEVVLNEGDIVAMEADINYGVQALSDVKLFNILVKS from the coding sequence ATGAAATACTTAAGAAATATTGAACCTTTTAAAAAAATAGCATTAAATGAAATGATAAGTCACACGGGAAACAAAATTGCTAGCAAAGCTTTAATAGATAACGATAATACAGAAATAAGATTCTTCTCATTTGCAAAAGGTGAAAGCATAGATAAAGAATATTATGAAATGGAAACTTTATTTGTAATGATAGAAGGTAGTTGTAAAATTTTATACAATGAAGATGAAGAAGTAGTATTAAATGAAGGAGACATAGTCGCAATGGAGGCAGATATAAATTACGGAGTACAGGCTCTAAGTGATGTGAAATTATTTAATATTTTAGTAAAATCGTAG
- a CDS encoding cupin domain-containing protein produces the protein MSELIKNIVKGQSIDFDSLVSCKDGQIETVTIAQKKGVGITVLAFGKGEGVGPHAAKGDALIYIHEGVATVKIGDNSMEATKGQFVVMPANIPHQVTAKEDMKMLLVVVKED, from the coding sequence ATGAGTGAATTAATAAAGAACATTGTAAAAGGACAAAGCATAGATTTTGATAGTTTAGTAAGTTGTAAAGATGGTCAAATAGAAACAGTTACTATAGCTCAGAAAAAAGGTGTAGGCATCACAGTTCTAGCCTTTGGAAAAGGTGAGGGGGTTGGTCCTCATGCAGCAAAAGGTGATGCTTTAATTTATATACATGAAGGGGTCGCAACTGTAAAAATAGGAGATAACTCAATGGAAGCCACTAAGGGTCAATTTGTTGTAATGCCTGCAAATATACCTCATCAAGTAACAGCAAAAGAAGATATGAAAATGCTTTTAGTTGTAGTTAAGGAGGATTAG
- a CDS encoding EAL domain-containing protein, whose protein sequence is MKKLKKYLIYIIQITIVISVFFFLFLNIDIDGNKNKKEVKVGLYDYGSYYSLDKGSKPSGYYNDLLKFISKKLGFKYTYVNCKTQEGLDYLKSGKIDLLFGLSKTSDREQNYIFTDHYIADENYAIYANRNEKYNDLKGLNGLKFGYIKNEQNNKYVSNMLRKKNIQTEFINESSYEEAQTDLKESKVDFIVAPINKDLENQKFNRILEFSCEPVYIAGSKGNESLINQIDEVLSESKYGILIYNKYYNEYFSKNVFKNKIILVLILFILLFIYYIIFRKTKTIRKRKEISENLRNDKYVMYYQPIINPKTNNIVGLESLLRMKSEKGILTPNYFLEDIEKSNMIFDISIWIIKKVLEDYDKIKTYEICKNSKFYISVNISCIEIEDEEFIEKLIEISKSPDFIKDLICLEIVEKFKSSDLSKIQKSILILKKHGFTIAIDDFGIEYSNLDLLSQIDANIIKLDRYFISDIKTTLLKRKIIEFVSEICKVSDKSIVCEGVENDDQLEIIKNIDYEKIYIQGFFYSKPIDIEELEHFTIKQS, encoded by the coding sequence ATGAAAAAATTAAAAAAATATTTAATTTATATAATCCAAATTACAATTGTAATTAGTGTTTTCTTTTTTTTATTTTTAAATATAGATATTGATGGTAATAAAAATAAAAAAGAAGTTAAAGTAGGCCTTTATGACTATGGATCTTATTATTCTTTAGATAAAGGATCAAAGCCTAGTGGGTATTATAATGATTTATTAAAGTTTATTTCTAAAAAATTAGGATTTAAATATACTTATGTTAACTGTAAAACTCAAGAAGGATTAGATTATTTAAAAAGTGGAAAAATCGATTTATTGTTTGGATTAAGTAAAACTTCTGATAGAGAACAAAATTACATATTTACAGATCATTATATAGCAGATGAAAATTATGCTATATATGCAAATCGGAATGAAAAATATAATGACTTAAAAGGGCTTAATGGTCTAAAGTTTGGATATATAAAAAACGAGCAAAATAATAAATATGTTTCAAATATGCTAAGAAAAAAGAATATACAAACAGAATTTATAAATGAAAGCTCATATGAAGAAGCGCAAACTGATTTAAAGGAGTCTAAAGTAGACTTTATAGTAGCTCCTATAAATAAGGATTTAGAAAATCAGAAGTTTAATAGAATTTTAGAGTTTTCTTGCGAGCCAGTATATATAGCGGGGTCTAAAGGCAATGAATCACTTATAAATCAAATTGATGAAGTTTTATCAGAAAGCAAATATGGAATTTTAATTTATAATAAGTATTATAACGAGTACTTTTCAAAGAATGTTTTTAAAAATAAGATTATTTTAGTATTAATTTTATTTATATTATTATTTATATATTACATTATCTTTAGAAAAACAAAAACAATACGTAAGAGAAAAGAAATCAGTGAAAACTTAAGAAATGATAAGTATGTAATGTATTATCAGCCAATAATAAATCCTAAAACTAATAACATAGTAGGATTAGAGTCTCTTTTAAGAATGAAAAGTGAAAAAGGGATCTTAACACCAAATTATTTTCTAGAAGACATAGAAAAAAGTAATATGATATTTGATATATCTATATGGATAATAAAGAAAGTCTTAGAAGACTATGATAAAATTAAAACCTATGAAATTTGTAAAAACAGTAAGTTTTATATTTCAGTTAATATATCATGTATAGAAATTGAAGATGAAGAATTTATAGAAAAACTTATAGAAATTAGTAAAAGTCCTGATTTTATTAAGGATTTAATATGTTTAGAAATTGTAGAAAAATTTAAATCTAGTGATTTATCTAAAATACAAAAATCCATATTAATACTGAAAAAGCATGGTTTTACTATAGCTATTGATGATTTTGGTATAGAATATTCTAACTTAGATTTATTAAGTCAAATAGATGCTAATATAATAAAGTTAGATAGATATTTTATTAGTGATATAAAAACTACTTTATTAAAAAGAAAAATCATTGAGTTTGTAAGTGAAATATGTAAAGTTTCAGATAAATCAATTGTATGTGAAGGTGTAGAAAATGATGACCAATTAGAGATTATAAAGAATATAGATTATGAAAAAATTTATATACAAGGATTTTTCTATTCTAAGCCAATTGATATTGAAGAATTAGAGCACTTTACTATAAAACAGAGTTGA
- a CDS encoding cold-shock protein: MENGIVKWFNNEKGFGFITVDGGEDVFAHFSAIQTDGFKSLEEGQKVSFNIVKGARGLQAENITIL, translated from the coding sequence ATGGAAAATGGAATAGTAAAATGGTTTAACAATGAAAAAGGATTTGGTTTCATAACAGTAGATGGAGGAGAAGATGTATTCGCTCATTTCTCAGCTATACAAACTGATGGGTTTAAATCATTAGAAGAAGGTCAAAAAGTAAGCTTTAATATAGTTAAAGGTGCTAGAGGTCTTCAAGCAGAAAACATAACT